Part of the Oncorhynchus mykiss isolate Arlee chromosome 12, USDA_OmykA_1.1, whole genome shotgun sequence genome, ctgttcacaaatgctctccatccaacctcactgagcttgagctgttttgcaaggaggaatgggaaaaaatgtcagtctcttgatgtgcaaaactgatagagacataccccaagcgacttacagctgtaatcgcagcaaaaggtggcgctacaaagcattcacttaagggggctgaataattttgcacggcccaatttttcagtttttgatttgttaaaaaaagttggaaatatccaataaatgtcgttccacttcatgattgtgtcccacttgttgttgattcttcacaaaaaaatacagttttatatctttatgtttgaagcctgaaatgtggcaaaaggtcgcaaagttcaagggggccgaatactttcgcaaggcactgtacttacacCAGACAAGCCACACGTTATGAAAGCAAAGGCCATACACAGAAATAAAATGATGACCATGTACCTTGAGAATGAAGGTCTTTCCATGGAAGGGGATCTCCAGTGTGTACACAGACTCCCCGGCGTCCTGACAAAAGGAGAAACAACAACATATTAGCCATCCAGTAAATCTGTCACTATTAAACCATCTCGTGTCCAACCCACAAACTAACAGCGTACAACAACAAGTAGCTAACTAGAAGCAGCTGGCGCACAGGTGtcactcattccatggagggccaggTGTCTGCTCCTCCCTTGTAAAGGTCactgattagttaggaactcccctcacctgattgtctaggtcttaactggGTACAAATTGAAAGGAAATAACAGAAACCAGCAGACACTCAGCCcttcatggaatgagtttgacgccCCTGAACTAGCCACTCACATTGTTCTTCTCAAACTTCCAGTTCTCCTCCTGGGCCAGGATCTGTTCCACCACGGCCATGGCCTCTTTACCCTGCCTCACCAGCTCCTTCTCCTGGGGGGAGACTGCCCTGCGACCCAGCCCCTCCTCATCCAGGTCCTCCTCAGACCCTGGCCAAcataatacaacacacacacacacagacacaggtagaATGGAGATTAGTTAGGGAAGAGACAGCGTACAGGTGAAACAAAGAAAAGGCGAGACATGGAAGATTAAGAAAGACATTGAGAATTATAAGGGAGATGTAGTGTGGTACCTGCGAGGGATTCAGGTGGAGAGTAGAACTGTCCTTCAGACACAGCGCGTGGGTAGATCATGGAAGCTCGCTCCGACGCTGCGTTCACTGCTGCTAGGTAGGCTGAGGGAGATAGAGACCATAAAGAGAGACGTAAAAGACTATAGCTTCCTCTCCTCTTTGTCCATTCCATTATCCAATGCATCATTCCTTCCCTACTTGGGTCTGTCTACTACAACCCACTTCCTCCTTCTGAGGGGATTTCCTGAGGGCACAAAccttcttcaaatcaaatgtatttataaagcccttcttacatcagctgatatctcaaagtgctgtacagaaacccagcccaaaaccccaaacagcaagcaatgcaggtgtaggaaaaactccctagaaaggccaaaacctaggaagaaacctagagaggaaccaggctgaggggtggccagtcctcttcttttGCATATTCATGTGCTTTCTGGCAAAATGACTGAACAAACGTGTCAAGGAGTTTCCAGTGACCCATTCAAATGTATCCATCACTCTGTAACTCACCTCTCTCATCACCAGCCTCTATGGAGAGCACCTTGAAGTCCAGGAACCATGTCTCCAGCCACGCCACCACAAAGGAGGTAATGGGTAACACATAGCCAAAGGCATTCTGGGATAGCAGCTGTGTGAGGAATGACATGCCAGTCTGAGACAAGTGGTATATataggctacatcccaaatggcaccctaatccttatttagttcactactttcgaccagggtaCATAAGgatctagtcaaaagtagtgcactatagaggaaagggtgtcatttgggactctaCCATACACTTGTGTGGACAGCCATATCCCATTTGAATAAACACTACTACTTATGCCATTTCTGAGAAATTATGCTGAGCAGTATCTTGACAACAGCAACATTATGTCTGCTTCCCCTTCGTTATAAATAAATAGCGAAGAGATTGTAGGGGTGTGTGGCTTCAGGCTGTCGACACGGCGCGTAAACACAGAGGGCAGCAGAACGGCTTAACTCAGATCAGAATAGATTTGAATGTATAATCCCCACCATGCTGAGTACACAGTAAAGGTCAACTGCAGACAAACTGACAATATATTAATGTTCTAATTGAATAGAGAAGTGAAAATGTGAAGTGGCTTTGAACACAAACAAGTGTGGAGCTCAGTCCAAACTGTTTCTGgtaagaggaaagggggaggcactCACATTGGAGAGAATGACTTTGACTACAAGGAAGGAGCTGGTCACTAGAGTGGTGATCTATGAGAATGAAACACTGTTAAAAACAACAGCTGGTATTGGGTGAGAGCAGTCAGCCCACCACATATGACTATCAGTCCATTTAGGTACCAGTCTGTCGGTCCGTCCGTCTCAAGGAGCACTCTTACCGCAATGACCCACCAGTGCCTCAGACGCAGAGCAGCATAGCCCAACTGGAGACACAGGAAACGAAACAAGGCAAGGAGCTATGGTGGAgaagaaggagaaaaaaaaagacaaacCAGAACACAGTAAAACTAAAAAGTTATTCCCGTATGTGATCGTGAGAGCTGGCCATGACGACTTTGATTTCAATAAAGGCAAGCATCGGCAGGTGAATAACCGTGACAGTACGTTCAGTTCATTCAAACGTACGACTTTCTGACCCATTACAATTATAGCTAAATCGTTTACACTCACAAAGATGTCAAAGAAGGAGGACTGAAAGTTGTACTTGACAACCTCCAGCTCAAGGCTCTGCCAAATGGAGTTATTGATCTGCAGTGGGACAAAGCAAGAGTAGAACCATATGTAAAACATGCAGCCAGAGGCAAGCTCTTTCTAttgcatacatacataccatcATCATTAGGGGACCGCTGACATAATGAGAGAAAGTAACTGACACACACGGAGAGAAAATAACCTAAATAAACTGTTAACAGCTCTGCTGGGCATCTGACTAACAATCTTGTTCACATTTTTAAGGAAGTGGTAAAGAGATAAAAGCaatacactgagtatataaaacattaagaacacctgctctttccatgacagaccgaccaggtgaaagctatgatcccttgttgatgtcacttgttaaatcctcttcaaatcagtttagatgaagaggaagagacaggttaaagaaggatttttaagcattgagacatggattgtgtatgaatGCTTCTTAaaagggtgaatggacaagaaataaatatttaagtggctttgaacagggtatggtagtatgtgccaggcgtaccggtttgtgtcaagaactgcaacactaggggcctcccgggtggcgcagtggttaagggcgctgtactgcagcgccagctgtgccaccagagactctgggttggcgcccaggctctgtcgtaaccggccacgaccgggaggtccgtggggcgacgcacaattggcctagcgtcgtccgggttagggagggtttggccggtagggatatccttgtctcatcgcgcaccagcgactcctgtggcgggccgggcgcagtgcacgctaaccaagattgccaggtgtacggtgtttcctccgacacatgggtgcggctggcttccgggttggatgcacgctgtgttaagaagcagtgcggcttggttgagtTGTGTATCGGAgcacgcatgactttcaaccttcgtctctcccgagcccgtacgggagttgtagcgatgagacaagatagtagctactaacaattggataccacgaaattggggagaaaaaagggggtaaaattcaacaacaacaaaaaacacaaaaaaagaactgcaacactgctgttttttttttttttacccgtgtgtatcaagaatggtccactacccaaaggacatcttgCCAACTTGACAGTGAACACGGGAAagggaaggccagcatccctgtggtcgctttcgacaccttgtagaggaaggggttcttaatgtttggtatactcagtgtataccctgtggttcacacacacacaatatatacaaTTGGCATAATATAAAACAGTGAAAATAAGTACGGAGAATGATACTGAGAAAAAGTAAAAAACAAGGGGCAGAGAACAACAGATGAGACACATGAGAGAAAGCAACAAAAcaggctcccaagtggtgcagcggtctaaggctctgcatctcagtgttagaggcatcactacagaccatggttcaattccaggctgtatcacaaccggccgtgattgggagtcccatagggcagcgcacaattggcccagcgttgtccaggttattcttaactgacttgcctagttaaataaaggttacactaaatacaaaaaataaGAGAGTAGAAATAGATTGACAACGAGTGAACTCACATTGAGCTCGATGATCCACAGcagggagatgaagaggaggtCAAAGGTGACAAAGAGGCAAAAGGTGCGACGGACGTCCGAGATGACCTTCTTCTCCCCAGGTGGCACCACCAGGtagtggggggaggggagggatacAGTGGTGGAGTAGGACGCATTCAGAGAGGCGATGGCAGGAAGGCTCCCCCCAAACTCCCCATAGTCCACTCCGCCCGGCATTCCTATTGAGAAAGGGGCCAATCCacctgggacagagagagggggagtaatGGTGAGGTGTGGCCAGTGAGCTGATCTCTCAGAAGtggattaagcctagtcctggactaaaaagctaaTTGaatgtctgggaaactggcccagtGTTTAGAGATATAAGAAGAGGAAAATATTATCATACACTACGagcaattcatcccaaaggtgttcgatggggttgtggtcagggctctgtacaggccagtcaagttcttccacaccgatctcgacaaaccatttctgtatggacctcgctttgtgtacgggggcaatgtcatgctgaaacaggaaagggacttccccaaactgttgccatgtCATTGGGGCCTTGCATGAACCATAAAAagcagcctcagaccattattcctcgtccaccaaactttacagttgacactatgcatcctggcatctgccaaaaccagatttgtcagtcagaatgccagatggtgaagcgtgattcatcactcctgagaacgtgtttccactgctccagagtccagttGCGAGCATTACACCATTCCAGACGACGCTTggtattgcacatggtgatcttaggctgctcggccatggaaacacattttatgaagttcccgacaaacagttattgtgccaaCCTTGCTTTCCAAAAGGCAGTTTGTAACTCGGtagttgcaaccaaggacagacgattttacgtacttcagcactcggcggtcccgttctgtgagtttgtgtggcccaccacttcgcagctgagccgttgttgctcctagacgtttccacttcacactAACAGCACTTATAGCTGACCGAGGCAGCTCTaggagggcagaaatttgacaaactgacttgttggaaaggtggtatcctatgacagtgtcacgttgaaagtcacagagctcttcaataaggccattctattgtcaatgtttgtctacggagattGTGTGGCTTTGTGCtacattttatacacctgtcagcaactggtatggctgaaatagctgaatcactcatttgaagggatgtccagtggactccaatcaagttgtagaaacatgtcaaggatgatcaatggaagcaagATGCACAtaagctcaatttcgaggctcatagcaaagggtctgaataattatgaaaataaagtatttctacttaaatacatttgcaaaaaattctaaaaacctgtttttgctttgtcattatagggtattgtgtgtagattgatgaagggaaaaatgaatttaatcaattttagaataaggttgtaacaaaatgtggaaatagtcaagtggtctgaatactttccaaatgcactgtactgtattctagtcaaggccatctTATTCAACTATTGCTGTGCATATATTATTGTATCTTATGTTTTCTTCAAATATATTACATTTTCTATCCACATACTGCTTatacatctctcacacacacacttatttatACTCCAGACTCAGACATGGCTTGTTCTAATAtgtctatatttcttaattccattcttttactctTAGGTTAGcttgtattgttgtgtattgttagatattacagcactgttggagctaggaatacacacattttgctacacccacaataacatctgctaattatGTGTATAGACGACCAGTAACATTATGATTTGGTCAGCATCAATGATGATATTCTATTCTAGACAGAAGATCATACCGAATTATTGCCCGATGATCTTCTGAATTTCCCAataccctgtttgtaagcttttaaattgTATCAATCTGAACAGTtttcttttccagtgatgaagataTGGATGTCTCAtagtatggtggggtatgcaaaagtgggtcaactttgagcacctttattTATCTCTTtgatgttttggcattcaggtacaaaaagtgctgtcaaaaagtgactGAATTAAAATGTCAATAACGCACAAGGAAAACGTAACACAGtgttttcagtaaaaaaaaaaaggcataCATGCACGGAAAGCGTAAAGATGATAGATTTTGTCATAAGACAAGAGTTGATATTCACTGTGATGGCCGGTCCCACCCTCTAATAAAGTAAACAAGTTACTTTGAACAATCGACTGTTAAGAGATAACAACAAATGCTGTTGATTTATCTGATTCTGAGTAGGCCTATTTACACTATTGATTAACATGGAATTCATCAGTTGAAGACTAAACACAACACATTAGGCTAAATTACCCTCCTACAGACAAGCAACTTAACCCTGAGATCTGGCCTGTGTACCGCCAGCCAAATTACATAAGTGACCAACTTGAATGAGTTATGCTCAGACAGTCATATCAAAACCAGTCGACATAAATCACTGCATTAGAAATGGTACTAAAACTGTACAATAACTAGGCAACGTtctatagctaactagctaccgtAGATAGCTAACCAGCTAGCTGACAGCTAAACTGAAACTGGCTAGCTACAACTGGCTTAGCAATACATGCAGGTTCCGTTTACGTACACACATGTAGAATTAGTACATAATACTGGGGGGTGATATTTAATTGATATAGGCTTGCATTACAAGTGGAGCAAACAACAGTGCTAGCGCTGTCTTTAGCATtaccattagctagctaacaacatagCCACAGTATACACCCCGTTATACACCCCATGAATATATTACAATTAAACATAAATAAATAGGATACAACTTTCACATCTGAACAATGACCACACGAAATAGGTTTGAATTTAAAAAGGAACAACTGTAGTCCTGAGCCTTTAACTCACCTGATTTAGTACATCATCATCGACGAAACGTATCTTCCGGGAATACCTTCTACATGAAACGGGTAACTATCTCACTTCCGGTTTAGACTTGTGGTAatctggttttaatgtctatggTGGTACAATGTTAGCTATTTGTTTTTTATCTGACAGTAGCATTGGGCTACTTAAGCTACACATGCAATATTAAAGGACCTACCATTATATTTGTATATTATTGCAATAACTCATCAGTCCAAAGAAATTAATTAGCATACTTTCTAGGAAGCCTATTTTTAATTTGTCAGTTGACTTTGCCAGTTTTGTTTTCCATGAGGGTGTTTTCTGACATACTCCACTTGAAGAACATACCATCTGAGAAGCAAACATACAGACTTCCAAGTATCAGAATTCCTTCTGGAATGTGGGTCATGTTCATTCATTCCATCATAGGGTGTGAAATAATGACCATCTTGTGGCAATCATTTTGTGCGgtcatatatattattttataaagTATATTTTCAAAGTTTTAGGATTTTAAGATTAGTTccacacaccagaacacacacacaaagtaattTCAAATcagaaaaatgtgtttatttagaTAGTGTTATTGTTGCTCACATTGAAATGTCTACATCTTTAACAAGTACAGAAAAAATAACGAAAACAAAAAGTGGAATAAAGAAGAATAGTGCGATTAGAGTTCATTCTTGCCATGGCACTCGTCTATTGACCATAGAGGATAGATAGACTTGGAGAAGGAAAGTATGCTCACTCCAGCCAGACAATGGAGGGAGTAGGTGCCATATGTCTCAACACTTTGTCCAACAAAAAGAGAATCAAAACAACTACTATATATTAACAGTTGGTACAGATTGAGACATTCAACTGTGACACTACAACAAAATGTATTCCGCTGACTCAAGCAATCCTGCAGTTGGAGAACAGATGTGATGGAAATAAAGAAAACTGTTTATTAGGCTGACATTATCAATGAGTAATCAATGATAATGACATTCTGAGGGTGaatatttttatattcaaatgtgtCATTCCATTtcagcaggaagagagagagagagaaagagagtcactATGTATTGTATTGTCTGTATTGTTTTTCATGAGAATATGAAAAACACAGTTATCCAAGTCATGACTGAAAGGTTACTAAACATTGTGACAATTATTCAACAGAGAGAGACCATATACAGCTAAGTTGATTAATAGGTCTTTACACAGGAAAtgatttaaacaaacaaaaaataaaaatctgattCTGTATACAAAATTAATACATGTTTTTTTCtcacaaaaaaaactaaattggACTACTTTTACAAAAGCATGGCATCCTCACATACACCCAGAGTACATCATTGACACAAATAGCTTTGATGGGCACCAAAAATAACTTCAAATGCATCACAAATAAATGTTTCAAATGCATTACAAATCTAGATCATTTCAATTATATAGATGCATATTATCTGAAGGCCTATGCAGTGCACAGTTTATTGTATGTAAATCCATGTCGATATATACTCTCTGGTTATTCTACATCCCCTATCttgccacaagatggcagcagctGCTCACTTCTTCCAAGAACAAGATCTCAATATGATTAGGCTGCAGAGATATCCAATCTAGGCCAGAGTGAAATTTGATACACATAATACAGGTCTTTGTGATTTAAAAGGAGTCTGTATTATCATATCTGCACAGTTATGGAGCAGCTTTAGAATATAGTCTGGACCGATAGTCAGAGACTAATGatatctcctctgtgtgtgtgtgtgtgtgtgtgtgtgtgtgtgtgtgtgtgtgtgtgtgtgttctatactgAAGCTGTTCATCAGCATTTGTCCGTTTACAGTTATTTTGAGTGTCATGTGTAGTTAGAAATTAAGAAGTGAATGAATGGTTCCCCTGACATGGAAGAGAAGACTAGCGTTGCATTGAGGGACCTCAAGGTCACAGTTACCTTGGTGACCTTGCCCTATCCACTAGTCTCATTAGTTCTAAGGAGCCACTCCTCACCTCTTCACAAGGGCAATATCTATtacactctccccccccccctctccctctccttctccccttcaaGAACAATGTACAGATTTGTTGCTCACAGATTTGCTAACAGTACCTACATTCATtcagtcattcattcattaaatTTGAATATGCACAATTCAAACTTAgaagctctctttctcactcacacGTTCACACATTAAACCACTCATTCATTCACTCAATCATTCACACATCTGcaaccatccatctctccctttttTTTGTTTAGTGTTAAAACTTTACACTTTTGCGCACTTTCTTTGCCTTCTCCTCTgtcttttcttctgtcttttcctcctctttctcctcttctttctcttccccctcttcctcttcatccgGCTTCTCTGATTGATCTGTGGTGCTGGTCGCTTGGGGGTCTAAGGAGACAAGAGGTGATGTCAAAGAACAGCAGCACACACTGGTCTCCTTCAAATCAAACCACTAACCTTTTACACAAGTCAGCTTGATGACTACTTAGATTTGTGGATTTTGGTGTTTCAGAAAAGACATGCAGGGAAGGTAAACAAACAGCAATAGGGAAAAGAGGTTCATCAATTTATGGGACATCATAATAACTACTCCTAAACTAGTCTATGGTAATCtggttctacctgtcatttaATGGTCAGACATGTGcctcctgtgagtgtgtgtgtagaaatacagtgccttgcgaaagtattcggcccccttgaactttgcgatcttttgccacatttcaggcttcaaacataaagatataaaactgtatttttttgtgaagaatcaacaacaagtggggcacaatcatgaagtggaacgacatttattggatatttcaaacttttttaacaaatcaaaaactgaaaaattgggcgtgcaaaattattcagcccctttactttcagtgcagcaaactctctccagaagttcagtgaggatctctgaatgatccaatgttgacctaaatgactaatgatgataaatacaatccacctgtgtgtaatcaagtctccgtataaatgcacctgcactgtgatagtctcagaggtccgttaaaagcgcagagagcatcatgaagaacaaggaacaccaggcagatccgagatactgttgtgaagaagtttaaagccggatttggatacaaaaatatttcccaagctttaaacatcccaaggagcactgtgcaagcgataatattgaaatggaaggagtatcagaccactgtaaatctaccaagacctggccgtccctctaaactttcagctcataaaaggagaagactgatcagagatgcagccaagaggcccatgatcactctggatgaactgcagagatctacagctgaggtgggagactctgtccataggacaacaatcagtcatatattgcacaaatctggcctttatggaagagcggcaagaagaaagccatttcttaaagatatccataaaaagtgttgtttaaagtttgccacaagccacctgggagacacaccaaacatgtggaagaaggtgctctggtcagatgaaaccaaaattgaactttttggcaacaatgcaaaacgttatgtttggcgtaaaagcaacacagctgaacacaccatccccactgtcaaacatggtggtggcagcatcatggtttgggcctgcttttcttcagcagggacagggaagatggttaaaattgatgggaagatggatggagccaaatacaggaccattctggaagaaaacctgatggagtctgcaaaagacctgagactgggacggagatttgtcttccaacaagacaatgatccaaaacataaagcaaaatatacaatggaatggttcaaaaataaacatatccaggtgttagaatggccaagtcaaagtccagacctgaatccaatcgagaatctgtggaaagaactgaaaactgctgttcacaaatgctctccatccaacctcactgagctcgagctgttttgcaaggaggaatgggaaaaaatgtcagtctctcaatgtgcaaaactgatagagacataccccaagcgacttacagctgtaatcgcagcaaaaggtggcgctacaaagtattaacttaagggggctgaataattttgcacgcccaatttttcagtttttgatttgttaaaaaagtttgaaatatcccaaaaattttgttccacttcatggttgtgtcccacttgttgttgattcttcacaaaaaatacagttttatatctttatgtttgaagcctcaaatgtggcaaaaggtcgcaaagttcaagggggccgaatactttcgcaaggcactgtacatgtgtgtgGAACATGGTATACAGGTCTGAATCATACCAGTACATATGAAAGTGTCTTCTGTATAAATGTGCATGTGTATGCAGGCCAAATTAGGCAATTGCTCTCGTGAGGATAATCACACCCTACTTCAATGTATCTTT contains:
- the LOC110538166 gene encoding stAR-related lipid transfer protein 3 isoform X1 produces the protein MPGGVDYGEFGGSLPAIASLNASYSTTVSLPSPHYLVVPPGEKKVISDVRRTFCLFVTFDLLFISLLWIIELNINNSIWQSLELEVVKYNFQSSFFDIFLLALFRFLCLQLGYAALRLRHWWVIAITTLVTSSFLVVKVILSNLLSQNAFGYVLPITSFVVAWLETWFLDFKVLSIEAGDERAYLAAVNAASERASMIYPRAVSEGQFYSPPESLAGSEEDLDEEGLGRRAVSPQEKELVRQGKEAMAVVEQILAQEENWKFEKNNDAGESVYTLEIPFHGKTFILKAFMQCPAELVYQEVILQPEKMAQWNKTVSGCQILQRVDDNTLVSYDISSGAAGGVVSARDFVNVRRVERKRDCYISAGMATDHGAKPPHSRYVRGENGPGGFVVLKSSSNPSVCTFIWVLNTDLKGRLPRYLIHQSLAATMFEFMAHLRQRIADLRSTR
- the LOC110538166 gene encoding stAR-related lipid transfer protein 3 isoform X2, which encodes MPGGVDYGEFGGSLPAIASLNASYSTTVSLPSPHYLVVPPGEKKVISDVRRTFCLFVTFDLLFISLLWIIELNINNSIWQSLELEVVKYNFQSSFFDIFLLALFRFLCLQLGYAALRLRHWWVIALLSQNAFGYVLPITSFVVAWLETWFLDFKVLSIEAGDERAYLAAVNAASERASMIYPRAVSEGQFYSPPESLAGSEEDLDEEGLGRRAVSPQEKELVRQGKEAMAVVEQILAQEENWKFEKNNDAGESVYTLEIPFHGKTFILKAFMQCPAELVYQEVILQPEKMAQWNKTVSGCQILQRVDDNTLVSYDISSGAAGGVVSARDFVNVRRVERKRDCYISAGMATDHGAKPPHSRYVRGENGPGGFVVLKSSSNPSVCTFIWVLNTDLKGRLPRYLIHQSLAATMFEFMAHLRQRIADLRSTR